One window of Cohnella hashimotonis genomic DNA carries:
- a CDS encoding DUF6953 family protein, translated as MEKTAQDVAAWMVGEIRHRGMLKQEEAVAYIREQFGERFVFVNERGHTALDREVVKAFRKLHGGRVAWDRDGFFWGWT; from the coding sequence ATGGAAAAAACGGCGCAGGATGTCGCGGCGTGGATGGTGGGCGAGATACGCCACCGGGGAATGTTGAAGCAGGAGGAAGCGGTCGCTTATATCCGCGAGCAGTTCGGCGAGCGATTCGTTTTCGTGAACGAACGCGGCCATACCGCGCTCGACCGCGAGGTGGTCAAGGCGTTCCGCAAACTCCACGGCGGGCGTGTCGCGTGGGACCGCGACGGATTTTTCTGGGGCTGGACCTGA
- a CDS encoding extracellular solute-binding protein — MRKKWALGSMAVMMAFGVAACSKSSDNSENKQSSSAASSGPAQTASSDSSGSSPITYTFGRNIDPNSEPIKLLESQTGETLADNRWTRLFKEKLNVSVDYKMVTASPTYDQQFKLAMASNDLPDMFNVTSEADMKQLMDAGALEDLTDAYKQYGSELLKSIIEAETARVFEPVTKDGRIYAIPLKMPSTNGYNHLWIREDWLTKLGLERPKTMDDVYKIAKAFKEGDPDGNGKPDTFGLQIDNAFRNNMKGFFWGYGADPSPDMWVERDGKAVRGFVQPEMKEPLAMLQTMYKEGIIDKEFGTKDNAKSMESVVSGKTGMFYGPHWSAFTIDKTIQNDPNAKWIVVPLPSKDGSPTKVSLTIGKDSYVAVKKGTKNPENLVKMFNVYVEALFGKDAEFSKYYGENGVENIWQMSPIYTLDPMIDLKAHQDIKAAIANGTTDSLGGTAAGFYANIKSGMWTFEMMFGPKDTPFAYVDQSYPDQIVWNAYLGAPTPTQITRGSSMDELIVTTLTAIIMGKTDADQGFDKMVAEWNKLGGDKVTQEVNAELGK, encoded by the coding sequence ATGAGAAAAAAATGGGCTCTAGGCAGTATGGCGGTCATGATGGCATTCGGCGTTGCAGCATGCTCGAAATCTTCGGATAATTCGGAAAATAAACAGAGCAGCAGCGCTGCATCAAGCGGTCCAGCGCAGACGGCATCGTCGGATAGTTCAGGCAGCAGTCCGATCACCTATACGTTCGGGCGCAATATCGATCCGAACAGCGAGCCGATCAAGCTGCTGGAATCGCAAACGGGCGAGACGCTCGCGGATAACCGCTGGACCCGTCTTTTCAAGGAGAAGCTGAATGTTTCCGTGGATTACAAGATGGTCACGGCCAGTCCGACCTACGATCAGCAATTCAAGCTGGCGATGGCCTCCAACGACCTGCCGGACATGTTCAATGTCACGAGCGAGGCCGACATGAAGCAGTTGATGGATGCCGGCGCGCTGGAGGATCTGACCGATGCCTACAAGCAATACGGCTCCGAGCTGCTGAAGAGCATCATCGAGGCAGAGACGGCGCGCGTATTCGAGCCGGTCACCAAGGACGGCAGGATCTACGCGATCCCGCTTAAAATGCCGTCCACGAACGGCTACAACCATCTGTGGATTCGCGAGGATTGGCTGACGAAGCTCGGCCTCGAGCGTCCGAAAACGATGGACGACGTCTATAAGATCGCGAAGGCGTTCAAGGAGGGGGACCCGGACGGCAACGGCAAGCCGGACACGTTCGGCCTGCAGATCGACAATGCGTTCCGCAATAACATGAAGGGCTTCTTCTGGGGATACGGCGCCGACCCTTCGCCAGACATGTGGGTGGAAAGGGACGGCAAGGCGGTGCGGGGCTTCGTTCAACCCGAGATGAAGGAACCGCTCGCCATGCTCCAGACGATGTACAAGGAAGGCATCATCGACAAGGAGTTCGGCACCAAGGACAATGCCAAGTCGATGGAGTCGGTCGTCTCGGGCAAGACAGGAATGTTCTATGGACCGCACTGGTCGGCGTTCACGATCGACAAGACGATCCAGAACGACCCGAACGCCAAGTGGATCGTCGTGCCGCTGCCTTCCAAGGACGGCAGTCCGACCAAAGTATCTCTGACCATCGGCAAGGACAGCTATGTCGCGGTCAAGAAGGGAACGAAGAACCCGGAAAATCTCGTCAAAATGTTCAATGTCTACGTGGAAGCGCTGTTCGGAAAAGATGCGGAATTCAGCAAGTACTACGGGGAGAACGGCGTAGAGAACATCTGGCAGATGTCTCCGATCTACACGCTGGACCCGATGATCGACCTTAAGGCGCATCAGGATATCAAGGCGGCCATCGCGAACGGAACGACGGACAGCCTGGGCGGCACGGCAGCCGGTTTCTACGCCAACATCAAGTCCGGCATGTGGACGTTCGAAATGATGTTCGGGCCGAAGGATACGCCGTTCGCCTATGTGGATCAGTCCTATCCGGATCAGATCGTGTGGAATGCGTATCTGGGCGCGCCGACGCCGACGCAGATCACGCGAGGCAGCTCCATGGATGAGCTGATCGTCACGACGCTGACCGCGATCATCATGGGCAAGACGGACGCCGATCAAGGCTTCGACAAGATGGTCGCCGAATGGAACAAGCTGGGCGGAGACAAGGTCACGCAAGAGGTCAACGCGGAGCTGGGCAAGTAA
- a CDS encoding helix-turn-helix domain-containing protein produces MLIREHGTLKLQPAGAGGVHPYHEILYIDSGESELQWMGRYYKLACPALLVIPAHTPHWLTPCASGVRGWYMEADIQQELLPGYEVILQWNQMQSGAETTAWSQPLLAGISGITSVIASYEAGELDPRTAHQLLECDIRKLLLLVRSAVAASAHTASPPDNNPSSQPVERHLYPLVRYMERFYTDNITIEDLSQMCNLTPSYVIRLFKQTFGATPIQYLQELRLKAAISYLGSTDLPVQQIAELTGFSNLHYFSRMFKMKVGESPSTWRKRMSAHGPLLPIAQGYDSWR; encoded by the coding sequence ATGCTCATCAGGGAACACGGAACGCTGAAGCTGCAGCCCGCGGGAGCCGGCGGCGTTCATCCCTATCATGAGATTCTGTATATCGATTCCGGCGAATCCGAGCTCCAGTGGATGGGCAGGTACTACAAACTCGCTTGCCCCGCGCTGCTCGTCATTCCCGCTCATACGCCGCATTGGCTCACGCCTTGCGCGTCCGGGGTACGGGGATGGTATATGGAGGCCGATATCCAGCAGGAGCTGCTTCCCGGCTATGAGGTCATCCTCCAGTGGAATCAGATGCAGAGCGGCGCGGAGACGACTGCCTGGTCGCAACCGTTGCTGGCGGGCATATCCGGCATCACCTCGGTGATCGCATCCTACGAAGCCGGCGAGCTCGATCCCAGAACCGCCCATCAGCTGCTCGAATGCGATATACGCAAGCTGCTCCTGCTCGTCCGCAGCGCAGTAGCCGCATCCGCGCACACGGCATCTCCACCGGACAACAACCCGTCTTCCCAGCCCGTCGAGCGTCACTTATACCCGCTGGTTCGTTATATGGAGCGGTTCTATACGGACAACATTACGATCGAAGACCTCTCTCAGATGTGCAACCTGACGCCATCCTATGTCATCCGCCTATTCAAGCAGACTTTCGGCGCGACGCCGATTCAATACTTGCAGGAACTTCGGCTCAAAGCGGCGATCAGCTATCTGGGCTCGACCGATTTGCCCGTGCAGCAGATTGCCGAGTTGACCGGATTTTCCAATCTCCATTATTTCAGCAGAATGTTCAAAATGAAGGTCGGCGAGAGCCCCTCGACCTGGCGGAAACGCATGTCCGCGCATGGTCCGCTGCTGCCGATCGCGCAAGGCTACGATTCCTGGCGCTAG
- a CDS encoding cold-shock protein, translating into MAQQGTVKWFNAEKGFGFIEVEGGNDVFVHFSAIVGEGFKTLDEGQRVEFNVVQGNRGPQAENVVKL; encoded by the coding sequence ATGGCTCAACAAGGTACAGTTAAGTGGTTCAACGCAGAAAAAGGCTTCGGTTTCATCGAAGTTGAAGGCGGCAACGACGTATTCGTTCACTTCTCCGCAATCGTCGGCGAAGGCTTCAAGACGCTTGACGAAGGCCAACGCGTTGAATTCAACGTTGTTCAAGGCAACCGCGGTCCGCAAGCTGAAAACGTTGTAAAGCTGTAA
- a CDS encoding cold-shock protein, whose protein sequence is MYNSRKKPVEEVPLEPTSVWSCASDSCNGWIRENFAFSDEPACTLCGSPMEKTERMLPALVNTSLSMSSRS, encoded by the coding sequence ATGTACAACTCCCGCAAAAAACCGGTTGAAGAGGTACCTCTTGAACCGACTTCCGTATGGTCCTGCGCGAGCGACAGCTGCAACGGATGGATTCGCGAAAATTTTGCGTTTTCTGACGAACCGGCTTGCACGCTCTGCGGATCTCCGATGGAAAAGACCGAGCGCATGCTTCCAGCTCTCGTGAATACGAGTCTGTCGATGTCGAGCCGCAGCTAA
- the cydD gene encoding thiol reductant ABC exporter subunit CydD: MLRELFRQVSGVRKLFAFSIGLGLGAGMLLILEAAWIADIADRAFLRGSPLAPLLPAFCVLLLWIALRAVLQTAGEHASAQMALRIKGELRVRLIAKLAELGPRSIGGERSGELLGTVHEGVEQLEAYLSKYLPQVALSMLVPAAVFAVALRLDLISAVVLAVTMPLLVLFMILVGVAAKSKATRQFKLLGRLGGHFLDVVRGLPTLKAFGRSRAQIEIIDRLSDDYRRETMGTLRLAFLSAFVMELFATLSTAVVAVFLGLRLADGGIGFEQAFLVLLLTPEFYAPVRAVGTQFHASAAGMSAIRRIVELLGAEGAGWPERTDGRELPRMQPAPGGLAEAAGADAAVAAWAEGAAGAIGTAGVQSEVAAIGKTGIAGMQTGAVVQREAPNGGAATDGKAGRTIELRDVSVRYPGAERDAVSGLSLTIRPGQRVAVIGPTGAGKSTLLDLLQGFVRPTVGAVYIDGVDMAELSMAAWRKELSGVPQQPKLFPGTVRDNVAYGRPGATEAEVLRALELSGAADVVAALPQGMDTVLGESARLSGGQQQRLAIARALLKDAPLLLLDEPTAGLDAMREAELRRTLDTLLRGRMSVTVAHRLETVRGADLVIVLADGRLAEIGTPAQLLSADGLYARLSAASRGEEKPALSAVRQPPLAADETVPLPGDLRKGEDAPAWAGAPEAPTAPGSGAGDPANCAADGNRGSHGGTWRRLMSFLLPYKGRLALAALLGFATVAANVGLMGTSGYLIAKAALRPETVLLLFVPIVGVRFFGISRGVLRYLERLASHDLTFRILQRIRVWLYERLERGGVSLLERRSGGDVLGVMMSDVEQLQNLYLRVIAPPIVAALTALLGTAVLAAFDPYLGAILGGMLLVAGAGLPWIGFRAGRRKGSEFATGRGHLYAETADLLAGLTESAIFGRTRDRIDRIGAGQARLDRLQTGLNRLGAFTNGAMLASAHVTLWLVLLCAAWLTANGRLEGLYIPAVAMIALACFEAVMPLPAAFQQLGHTMESAERLFAMADEAEAAGERGLRKARTATTDAGRETAAASCGPAVSQRAVPALPGAAVSDWELQVGGLSCRYGPDAPYAVRDLSLTLRPGRRIAVVGPSGAGKSTLLQCLLGLREADGGSIRLNGRDLTETQEGDGALLFAFVSQRVQLFNASAADNIRLGRPDASDEDMRRAARQALIDDKLSELPEGYDTIIGEWGASLSGGERQRLALARALLLDAPAILFDEPETGLDALTARAFEDNMETALKDKAVLWATHRLSGLARMDEILVLDQGSVRERGTHAELLRARGLYWRMWRLEREQDWQEEAAHIATA, translated from the coding sequence ATGCTGCGGGAGCTGTTCCGCCAGGTGTCCGGCGTGCGCAAGCTGTTCGCCTTCAGCATCGGACTCGGTCTCGGCGCGGGCATGCTGCTGATCCTCGAAGCGGCATGGATCGCGGATATCGCGGACCGGGCGTTCCTCCGGGGCTCGCCGCTTGCGCCGCTGCTGCCGGCCTTCTGCGTGCTGCTGCTGTGGATCGCGCTGCGCGCCGTGCTGCAGACGGCAGGCGAGCATGCGTCCGCTCAGATGGCGCTGCGGATTAAAGGGGAGCTGCGCGTCCGCCTGATCGCCAAGCTGGCGGAGCTGGGCCCGCGGAGCATCGGCGGCGAGCGCTCGGGCGAGCTGCTCGGCACGGTCCATGAGGGCGTGGAGCAACTGGAAGCGTACTTGTCGAAATATTTGCCGCAGGTCGCGCTGTCGATGCTGGTCCCTGCGGCGGTGTTCGCCGTCGCGCTGCGGCTCGATCTCATATCGGCCGTCGTGCTGGCGGTGACGATGCCCTTGCTCGTCCTGTTCATGATCCTCGTCGGCGTCGCCGCCAAGAGCAAGGCCACCAGGCAGTTCAAGCTGCTCGGGCGTCTTGGCGGGCACTTCCTAGACGTCGTCCGCGGACTGCCGACCTTGAAGGCGTTCGGCCGCAGCCGCGCACAGATCGAGATTATCGATCGCCTCAGCGACGATTACCGCCGCGAGACGATGGGCACACTGCGGCTGGCTTTCTTGTCGGCGTTCGTGATGGAGCTGTTCGCCACGCTGAGCACAGCGGTCGTGGCCGTCTTCCTGGGGCTGCGCCTGGCGGACGGCGGGATCGGGTTCGAGCAGGCGTTTCTCGTGCTGCTGCTGACGCCGGAGTTCTATGCGCCGGTACGCGCCGTAGGCACGCAGTTCCATGCCAGCGCGGCAGGGATGAGCGCGATCCGGCGGATCGTGGAGCTGCTCGGGGCGGAAGGAGCGGGCTGGCCCGAGCGGACGGACGGCAGGGAGCTGCCGCGGATGCAGCCCGCGCCCGGCGGCCTTGCGGAGGCGGCCGGCGCAGACGCTGCGGTTGCGGCGTGGGCCGAAGGCGCGGCTGGTGCGATCGGAACGGCCGGGGTGCAAAGCGAAGTGGCGGCGATCGGCAAGACCGGCATCGCCGGAATGCAGACCGGAGCCGTGGTGCAAAGGGAAGCGCCAAACGGCGGAGCTGCAACGGACGGCAAGGCGGGCCGCACGATCGAGCTGCGCGACGTAAGCGTCCGGTATCCGGGCGCAGAGCGCGACGCGGTGAGCGGGCTGTCGCTGACGATCCGTCCCGGTCAGCGGGTCGCCGTCATCGGGCCGACCGGCGCGGGCAAGAGCACGCTGCTCGATCTGCTGCAGGGCTTCGTGCGGCCGACGGTCGGGGCCGTCTATATCGACGGCGTCGACATGGCGGAGCTGTCGATGGCGGCGTGGCGCAAGGAGCTGTCCGGCGTACCGCAGCAGCCGAAGCTGTTTCCGGGAACCGTGCGCGACAACGTCGCGTACGGACGCCCCGGCGCTACGGAGGCCGAGGTGCTTCGGGCGCTGGAGCTGTCCGGCGCGGCGGACGTCGTGGCCGCGCTGCCGCAGGGGATGGATACCGTTCTCGGCGAATCGGCCCGGCTGTCCGGCGGACAGCAGCAGCGGCTGGCGATCGCACGGGCGCTGCTGAAGGACGCGCCGCTGCTCCTGCTCGACGAGCCTACGGCAGGACTCGATGCCATGCGTGAGGCCGAGCTTCGCCGGACGCTCGATACGCTGCTGCGGGGACGCATGTCCGTCACGGTCGCGCACCGGCTGGAGACGGTGCGGGGAGCGGATCTCGTCATCGTGCTGGCGGACGGACGGCTCGCGGAAATCGGGACGCCGGCCCAGCTGCTGTCCGCGGACGGTCTGTACGCGCGCCTGTCCGCGGCTTCCCGCGGCGAAGAGAAGCCTGCGCTAAGCGCCGTGCGGCAGCCGCCGCTCGCCGCGGATGAAACCGTGCCGCTGCCAGGCGACCTTCGCAAAGGCGAAGATGCGCCTGCCTGGGCGGGAGCGCCCGAGGCGCCGACAGCGCCGGGTTCCGGGGCAGGTGATCCTGCGAATTGCGCGGCGGATGGGAACCGGGGATCGCACGGCGGTACTTGGCGGCGGCTGATGAGTTTCCTCCTGCCCTATAAAGGCCGGCTCGCGCTCGCCGCGCTGCTCGGCTTCGCGACCGTCGCCGCGAACGTGGGACTTATGGGCACCTCAGGCTATCTCATCGCCAAGGCGGCTCTGCGCCCGGAAACGGTGCTGCTGCTGTTCGTGCCGATCGTCGGCGTCCGTTTTTTCGGCATCTCGCGCGGTGTGCTGCGTTACCTGGAACGCCTGGCGTCCCACGATCTGACGTTCCGCATTCTGCAGCGCATCCGCGTTTGGCTCTACGAGCGGCTCGAACGCGGCGGCGTCTCGCTGCTCGAGCGCCGCAGCGGCGGCGACGTGCTCGGCGTCATGATGAGCGACGTCGAACAACTGCAGAATCTGTATCTGCGCGTTATTGCGCCTCCGATCGTCGCCGCGCTGACCGCGCTGCTCGGCACGGCCGTGCTGGCCGCGTTCGATCCCTATTTGGGCGCGATCCTCGGAGGCATGCTCCTCGTTGCTGGCGCGGGACTGCCCTGGATCGGCTTCCGCGCCGGCCGTCGAAAGGGCAGTGAGTTTGCGACGGGCCGCGGCCATCTGTACGCGGAAACCGCCGATCTGCTGGCGGGCCTGACGGAGTCCGCGATATTCGGCCGCACGCGCGACCGGATCGATCGGATCGGGGCCGGGCAAGCGCGCCTCGACCGGCTGCAGACCGGATTGAATCGGCTGGGCGCGTTCACGAACGGGGCCATGCTCGCATCGGCGCACGTGACCCTATGGCTTGTGCTTCTGTGCGCCGCATGGCTGACCGCGAACGGGCGCCTCGAAGGACTGTACATCCCGGCCGTGGCGATGATCGCGCTGGCCTGCTTCGAGGCGGTGATGCCGTTGCCCGCGGCCTTCCAGCAGCTGGGCCATACAATGGAGTCCGCCGAGCGGCTGTTTGCCATGGCGGACGAGGCCGAGGCCGCAGGAGAGCGAGGGCTTAGGAAGGCACGCACGGCGACGACCGACGCAGGCCGAGAGACTGCGGCCGCATCGTGCGGTCCCGCCGTGTCGCAAAGGGCCGTGCCTGCCTTGCCGGGAGCGGCCGTGTCCGACTGGGAGCTGCAGGTGGGCGGCCTGTCATGCCGCTATGGCCCGGACGCGCCCTATGCAGTGCGGGACTTGTCCTTGACGCTGCGGCCCGGCAGACGAATTGCCGTCGTCGGACCGAGCGGCGCGGGCAAGAGCACGCTGCTGCAGTGCCTGCTCGGTCTGCGCGAGGCTGACGGCGGCAGCATCCGGCTGAACGGCCGCGACCTGACGGAGACGCAGGAGGGAGATGGGGCGCTTCTCTTCGCGTTCGTCTCGCAGCGCGTGCAGCTGTTCAACGCGTCCGCGGCGGACAACATCCGGCTTGGCAGGCCGGATGCCTCCGATGAAGATATGCGCCGCGCCGCGCGTCAGGCGCTCATCGACGACAAGCTGTCTGAGCTGCCCGAAGGCTACGACACGATCATCGGCGAGTGGGGCGCCTCGCTGTCCGGAGGCGAGCGCCAGCGGCTCGCGCTGGCGCGGGCATTGCTGCTGGATGCGCCGGCCATCCTGTTCGACGAGCCCGAGACCGGCCTGGACGCGTTGACGGCGCGCGCATTTGAAGACAACATGGAGACGGCGCTCAAGGATAAGGCCGTGCTGTGGGCCACGCACAGACTGTCCGGGCTCGCTCGGATGGATGAGATTCTGGTACTGGACCAAGGGAGCGTGCGCGAGCGCGGCACCCATGCGGAGCTGCTTCGCGCGCGCGGCCTGTATTGGCGCATGTGGCGGCTGGAGCGCGAGCAGGATTGGCAGGAAGAAGCGGCGCATATCGCAACTGCCTAG
- a CDS encoding cytochrome ubiquinol oxidase subunit I, producing the protein MDALDLARWQFGVTTIYHFLFVPLSIGLAYLIAFMNTLYVVKNDEKYKKLTQFWGRLFLLNFAVGVVTGIMQEFQFGMNWADYSRYVGAVFGGPLAVEALVSFFLESTFLGIWIFGWDKLPKKVHLAAIWLVAIGATLSALWILAANSFMQEPVGYVINNGRAEMSNFFALLGNKQLWVEFPHVIYGALCTGGMFVVGISAYKMLRKHQTEAFKASFSIGMVVTLVGSILTAFAGHEQAQHLMESQPMKMAAAEALWETTGEHAPWTVVAAIDPGAKQNAAKLEVPYLLSVLSYNKLSGSVPGMNELQAKYEQEYGPGNYIPPVRTTFWSFRVMLVSGMLMILVALLGVWKMYRGKVLNSPRFLWWMMPAMALPWLGNLSGWVMTEVGRQPWTVFGLAKTADGVSPLVSSGMVLTSLIGFTVVYGLLAAALVYLIVHFVRKDDMAADASHKAHANPGNPALPIL; encoded by the coding sequence GTGGATGCATTGGATCTGGCGCGATGGCAGTTCGGCGTCACCACGATTTATCATTTTTTGTTCGTGCCTTTATCGATCGGGCTTGCCTACCTGATCGCCTTCATGAACACGCTCTACGTCGTCAAGAACGACGAGAAGTACAAGAAGCTGACCCAGTTCTGGGGCAGGCTGTTCCTCCTGAACTTCGCGGTGGGCGTCGTGACGGGGATCATGCAGGAGTTCCAGTTCGGGATGAACTGGGCGGATTACTCGCGCTACGTCGGCGCCGTGTTCGGCGGACCGCTGGCGGTGGAGGCGCTCGTCAGCTTTTTCCTCGAGTCTACGTTCCTCGGCATCTGGATCTTCGGCTGGGACAAACTGCCCAAGAAGGTGCACCTGGCGGCGATCTGGCTCGTCGCGATCGGGGCGACGCTGTCGGCGCTGTGGATTCTGGCGGCCAACTCGTTTATGCAGGAGCCTGTAGGCTACGTCATCAACAACGGCCGCGCGGAAATGTCGAACTTCTTCGCCTTGCTGGGCAACAAGCAGCTGTGGGTCGAGTTCCCGCACGTGATCTACGGGGCGTTGTGCACCGGCGGCATGTTTGTCGTCGGCATCAGCGCCTACAAGATGCTGCGCAAGCATCAGACGGAAGCGTTCAAGGCGTCGTTCTCGATCGGGATGGTCGTGACGCTCGTCGGCAGCATCCTTACGGCGTTCGCGGGTCACGAACAGGCGCAGCACCTGATGGAATCACAGCCGATGAAGATGGCGGCGGCCGAGGCGCTCTGGGAGACGACGGGCGAGCATGCGCCGTGGACCGTCGTGGCCGCGATCGATCCGGGGGCCAAGCAGAACGCGGCGAAGCTGGAGGTGCCTTATCTGCTGAGCGTGCTGTCCTACAACAAGCTGAGCGGGTCTGTGCCGGGCATGAACGAGCTGCAGGCGAAGTACGAGCAGGAGTACGGTCCCGGCAATTATATCCCGCCCGTCCGCACCACGTTCTGGAGCTTCCGCGTCATGCTCGTGTCGGGCATGCTCATGATTCTCGTCGCGCTGCTCGGTGTCTGGAAAATGTATCGCGGGAAAGTGTTGAACAGTCCGCGATTCCTCTGGTGGATGATGCCGGCGATGGCGCTGCCGTGGCTCGGCAATCTGTCCGGCTGGGTGATGACCGAGGTAGGGCGGCAGCCCTGGACGGTGTTCGGCCTGGCCAAGACGGCGGACGGCGTGTCCCCGCTCGTATCAAGCGGCATGGTGCTGACCTCGCTGATCGGCTTCACGGTCGTATACGGCCTTTTGGCGGCGGCGCTCGTCTATTTGATTGTTCACTTCGTCCGCAAGGACGACATGGCCGCGGATGCGTCGCACAAGGCGCATGCGAATCCGGGCAATCCGGCGCTGCCGATTCTCTAA
- a CDS encoding L,D-transpeptidase, translating into MKKAYLAFLGLIVCLTCLIPLGTASAASAAQIKLNAKYSGYENFIVIDKSLNKLAYFKEGKLVKTFPVATGAKPSYTPEGLFVIQEKIKNRPYYKEKIKGGDPKNPLGDRWLGLKVTLKNGNVSYAYGIHGTNNEKSIGKYVSSGCIRMHNKDVRWLYEEVPSKTPVLIQK; encoded by the coding sequence TTGAAAAAAGCTTATTTGGCATTCCTCGGTCTTATCGTATGCTTGACCTGTCTGATTCCTTTGGGTACCGCGTCCGCGGCCTCGGCCGCCCAGATCAAGCTGAACGCAAAGTACAGCGGCTACGAAAATTTCATCGTCATCGACAAATCGCTCAATAAACTGGCTTACTTTAAGGAAGGCAAGCTCGTCAAAACATTCCCCGTAGCGACCGGTGCCAAACCTTCGTACACGCCCGAGGGCCTTTTCGTCATTCAGGAGAAAATTAAAAATCGCCCTTATTACAAAGAGAAGATCAAAGGCGGTGATCCCAAAAATCCATTGGGCGATCGCTGGCTCGGCCTCAAAGTAACGCTCAAAAACGGAAATGTATCCTACGCATACGGCATCCATGGCACGAACAATGAAAAGTCCATCGGCAAATATGTATCGTCCGGCTGCATCCGGATGCATAACAAAGACGTCCGTTGGCTGTACGAGGAGGTTCCGAGCAAAACACCGGTACTCATCCAAAAGTAA
- the cydB gene encoding cytochrome d ubiquinol oxidase subunit II, with translation MLETLWFILVTVLFIGFFFLEGFDFGVGMLTKIIGRGDTDRRVMINTIGPVWDGNEVWLITAGGAIFAAFPNWYATLFSGFYMALFLMLIALIGRGVAFEFRSKLESARWRATWDWIIFFGSLLPPLLWGVALANLMRGVPIDQTTNYVGSFWDLLSPYAVLAGLSIVLLFLLHGSLFLSLKTTGELRDRALGFAKRIGAWTSGALLVFVVLSYFETDMFTRHGIFPGMVPVSAGFALLSVPFLIKAERDGWAFIMTGLTIVLSTVTVFMSLFPRVMISSLNPDWSLTIHNASSNEYTLKVMTIVACSVLPFVLAYQIWTYWVFRKRVTPADHLDY, from the coding sequence ATGCTGGAGACGTTATGGTTTATATTGGTGACCGTGCTGTTCATCGGCTTCTTCTTCCTTGAAGGCTTCGACTTCGGGGTGGGCATGCTGACGAAAATCATCGGACGCGGCGACACGGACCGCCGGGTCATGATCAACACGATCGGACCGGTCTGGGACGGCAACGAAGTATGGCTTATCACGGCGGGCGGGGCGATCTTCGCCGCCTTCCCGAACTGGTACGCGACGCTGTTCAGCGGCTTCTACATGGCGCTGTTTCTCATGCTGATCGCGCTTATCGGGCGCGGCGTCGCGTTCGAATTCCGCAGCAAGCTGGAGAGCGCGCGGTGGCGGGCGACGTGGGACTGGATCATTTTCTTCGGCAGTTTGCTGCCGCCGCTGCTCTGGGGCGTGGCGCTCGCCAACCTGATGCGCGGCGTGCCGATCGACCAGACGACCAATTATGTAGGCTCGTTCTGGGATTTGCTGTCCCCTTACGCGGTGCTCGCGGGACTCAGCATCGTGCTGCTGTTCCTGCTGCACGGCTCGTTGTTCCTGTCGCTCAAGACGACGGGCGAGCTGCGCGATCGCGCCCTTGGCTTCGCCAAGCGGATCGGCGCATGGACGAGCGGCGCGCTGCTCGTGTTTGTCGTCCTGAGTTATTTTGAAACGGATATGTTCACGCGCCACGGCATCTTCCCCGGCATGGTGCCGGTATCGGCCGGGTTCGCGCTGCTGTCGGTGCCGTTCCTGATCAAGGCCGAGCGGGACGGCTGGGCGTTCATCATGACGGGACTGACGATCGTGCTGTCGACGGTCACCGTGTTCATGTCGCTGTTCCCGCGCGTCATGATCTCGTCGCTGAATCCGGATTGGTCGCTGACCATTCACAACGCTTCGTCGAACGAATATACGCTCAAGGTCATGACGATCGTCGCCTGCAGCGTGCTGCCGTTCGTGCTGGCCTATCAGATCTGGACGTACTGGGTGTTCCGCAAGCGCGTGACCCCGGCCGACCACCTGGACTACTGA